One window from the genome of Canis lupus dingo isolate Sandy chromosome 15, ASM325472v2, whole genome shotgun sequence encodes:
- the RNASE10 gene encoding inactive ribonuclease-like protein 10 isoform X1, translating to MSMVEYAAPADSQQLVGSAEESLRLPPAVPRPQQKGPQRGMGPANRRPASRALLRKKETLGGKSLGNRRTQTSLKLLRCGGGKMKLTVVQILFMMLLLLLGLGMGLGLGLRMAAAVLEDSDQSLMELWSSDSEDTAEATKGEGSRTTENLVLSSKGVLPPGWPEDPILGEDEVVGNKVGGEPLLPSNKAYLRSDLLARECNTLMAPKVKGHNRTCISQYTFIHEDLDTVQAVCNSPVVACQLKGGKCHRSSRPFDLTFCRLSKPGQVTPHCHYVTFIFEKYIIISCNDMKVQVVSGQ from the exons ATGAGTATGGTTGAATACGCTGCCCCTGCTGACTCTCAACAGCTAGTGGGTTCAGCAGAGGAGTCTTTACGTCTTCCTCCTGCTGTCCCGAGACCTCAGCAGAAGGGACCCCAAAGAGGGATGGGACCAGCAAATAGAAG ACCAGCATCCAGGGCActtttgagaaagaaggaaaccctgGGAGGGAAGAGCTTGGGGAACAGGAGGACACAGACGTCTTTGAAGCTACTTAGGTGTGGAGGAG gaAAAATGAAGCTGACTGTGGTGCAGATCCTCTTTATgatgctgctgctcctgctgggtCTGGGAATGGGCCTGGGCTTGGGGCTTCGGATGGCTGCAGCCGTCCTGGAGGACAGCGATCAGTCCCTGATGGAGCTTTGGTCTAGCGACTCGGAGGACACGGCCGAGGCCACTAAAGGAGAGGGCAGCCGGACTACGGAGAACTTGGTGCTTAGCAGCAAAGGCGTGCTGCCCCCCGGCTGGCCCGAAGACCCCATCCTCGGTGAAGACGAAGTGGTGGGAAACAAGGTGGGAGGGGAGCCTCTCCTTCCCAGCAACAAAGCCTACCTTCGGTCTGACCTGCTGGCCAGGGAATGCAACACCCTGATGGCGCCCAAGGTGAAGGGTCACAACCGCACGTGCATAAGCCAGTACACGTTCATCCATGAGGACCTTGACACCGTCCAGGCCGTCTGCAACAGTCCCGTCGTGGCCTGTCAGCTCAAGGGAGGCAAATGCCACAGAAGCTCCCGTCCTTTTGACTTGACCTTCTGTAGGTTGTCCAAACCGGGCCAGGTCACTCCTCATTGCCATTATgtcactttcatttttgaaaagtatattaTCATATCCTGCAATGACATGAAGGTCCAGGTAGTGTCTGGACAATGA
- the RNASE10 gene encoding inactive ribonuclease-like protein 10 isoform X2 yields the protein MDGKMKLTVVQILFMMLLLLLGLGMGLGLGLRMAAAVLEDSDQSLMELWSSDSEDTAEATKGEGSRTTENLVLSSKGVLPPGWPEDPILGEDEVVGNKVGGEPLLPSNKAYLRSDLLARECNTLMAPKVKGHNRTCISQYTFIHEDLDTVQAVCNSPVVACQLKGGKCHRSSRPFDLTFCRLSKPGQVTPHCHYVTFIFEKYIIISCNDMKVQVVSGQ from the exons ATGGATG gaAAAATGAAGCTGACTGTGGTGCAGATCCTCTTTATgatgctgctgctcctgctgggtCTGGGAATGGGCCTGGGCTTGGGGCTTCGGATGGCTGCAGCCGTCCTGGAGGACAGCGATCAGTCCCTGATGGAGCTTTGGTCTAGCGACTCGGAGGACACGGCCGAGGCCACTAAAGGAGAGGGCAGCCGGACTACGGAGAACTTGGTGCTTAGCAGCAAAGGCGTGCTGCCCCCCGGCTGGCCCGAAGACCCCATCCTCGGTGAAGACGAAGTGGTGGGAAACAAGGTGGGAGGGGAGCCTCTCCTTCCCAGCAACAAAGCCTACCTTCGGTCTGACCTGCTGGCCAGGGAATGCAACACCCTGATGGCGCCCAAGGTGAAGGGTCACAACCGCACGTGCATAAGCCAGTACACGTTCATCCATGAGGACCTTGACACCGTCCAGGCCGTCTGCAACAGTCCCGTCGTGGCCTGTCAGCTCAAGGGAGGCAAATGCCACAGAAGCTCCCGTCCTTTTGACTTGACCTTCTGTAGGTTGTCCAAACCGGGCCAGGTCACTCCTCATTGCCATTATgtcactttcatttttgaaaagtatattaTCATATCCTGCAATGACATGAAGGTCCAGGTAGTGTCTGGACAATGA
- the LOC112654456 gene encoding purine nucleoside phosphorylase: MESGFTYEDYQNTAKWLLCRTKHRPQVAVICGSGLGNLADRLTEAQSFDYSEIPNFPRSTVPGHAGRLVFGFLNGKVCVMMQGRFHMYEGYSLSKVTFPVRVFFLMGVDTLVVTNAAGGLNREFEVGDIMLIRDHINLPGFSGWNPLQGPNDERFGVRFLAMSDAYDRDMRQKAHSTWKQMGEQRELKEGTYVMVTGPSYETVAECSLLQQLGADAVGMSTVPEVIVARHCGLRVFGFSLITNKVILDYETRERVNHEEVLEAGKQAARKLEQFVSLLMTSIPPPSKAG; this comes from the exons ATGGAGAGCGG ATTTACGTATGAAGACTATCAGAACACCGCCAAGTGGCTTCTGTGCCGCACCAAGCACCGGCCGCAGGTGGCGGTCATCTGTGGGTCCGGGTTGGGAAATCTGGCGGACAGACTGACGGAGGCCCAGAGCTTTGACTACAGCGAGATACCAAACTTCCCCCGTAGTACAG TGCCGGGTCATGCTGGTCGACTGGTGTTTGGGTTCCTGAATGGCAAAGTCTGCGTGATGATGCAGGGCAGGTTCCACATGTATGAAGGCTACTCGCTCTCGAAG GTGACGTTCCCCGTGAGAGTTTTCTTCCTCATGGGTGTGGACACCCTCGTGGTCACCAATGCAGCCGGAGGACTCAACCGTGAGTTTGAGGTTGGAGATATTATGCTGATCCGTGATCACATCAACCTACCAGGCTTCAGTGGTTGGAACCCCCTTCAAGGGCCCAATGATGAAAG GTTCGGAGTCCGTTTCCTTGCCATGTCTGATGCCTATGACCGGGACATGAGGCAGAAGGCTCACAGTACCTGGAAACAgatgggggagcagagagagctgAAGGAAGGCACCTATGTGATGGTGACAGGCCCCAGCTATGAGACCGTGGCCGAGTGTTCCCTGCTGCAGCAGCTGGGGGCAGATGCTGTTG GCATGAGCACGGTGCCAGAAGTCATAGTCGCGAGGCACTGTGGACTCCGGGTGTTTGGCTTCTCTCTCATCACTAACAAAGTCATCCTGGATTATGAAACCCGGGAGAGGGTGAATCATGAGGAAGTGCTAGAGGCGGGGAAACAAGCTGCACGAAAACTGGAACAGTTTGTCTCCCTTCTCATGACCAGTATCCCACCTCCCAGCAAAGCCGGCTAA
- the RNASE10 gene encoding inactive ribonuclease-like protein 10 isoform X3 encodes MKLTVVQILFMMLLLLLGLGMGLGLGLRMAAAVLEDSDQSLMELWSSDSEDTAEATKGEGSRTTENLVLSSKGVLPPGWPEDPILGEDEVVGNKVGGEPLLPSNKAYLRSDLLARECNTLMAPKVKGHNRTCISQYTFIHEDLDTVQAVCNSPVVACQLKGGKCHRSSRPFDLTFCRLSKPGQVTPHCHYVTFIFEKYIIISCNDMKVQVVSGQ; translated from the coding sequence ATGAAGCTGACTGTGGTGCAGATCCTCTTTATgatgctgctgctcctgctgggtCTGGGAATGGGCCTGGGCTTGGGGCTTCGGATGGCTGCAGCCGTCCTGGAGGACAGCGATCAGTCCCTGATGGAGCTTTGGTCTAGCGACTCGGAGGACACGGCCGAGGCCACTAAAGGAGAGGGCAGCCGGACTACGGAGAACTTGGTGCTTAGCAGCAAAGGCGTGCTGCCCCCCGGCTGGCCCGAAGACCCCATCCTCGGTGAAGACGAAGTGGTGGGAAACAAGGTGGGAGGGGAGCCTCTCCTTCCCAGCAACAAAGCCTACCTTCGGTCTGACCTGCTGGCCAGGGAATGCAACACCCTGATGGCGCCCAAGGTGAAGGGTCACAACCGCACGTGCATAAGCCAGTACACGTTCATCCATGAGGACCTTGACACCGTCCAGGCCGTCTGCAACAGTCCCGTCGTGGCCTGTCAGCTCAAGGGAGGCAAATGCCACAGAAGCTCCCGTCCTTTTGACTTGACCTTCTGTAGGTTGTCCAAACCGGGCCAGGTCACTCCTCATTGCCATTATgtcactttcatttttgaaaagtatattaTCATATCCTGCAATGACATGAAGGTCCAGGTAGTGTCTGGACAATGA